Proteins encoded by one window of Simiduia curdlanivorans:
- a CDS encoding riboflavin synthase: MFTGIIEAVGEIATAQAKGGDLRLRVKTRGLNLGDVHLGDSIATNGVCLTVVALPGDGYWADVSVETLDNTTLASWASGMPVNLEKALTPTTRLGGHLVSGHVDGVGEVLSRHGDGRSERFRIRAPKHLAKYISHKGSITVDGTSLTVNAVDGAEFELNIVPHTLEKTVMGTYKAGTQVNLEVDLLARYLERLLLGDKAAEPAKKSGSLSMAFLTENGFNRGQ; encoded by the coding sequence ATGTTTACAGGAATTATTGAAGCCGTCGGTGAAATAGCCACCGCACAAGCCAAAGGCGGTGACTTGCGCCTGCGGGTAAAAACCCGGGGGCTAAATCTCGGCGATGTACACTTGGGTGATTCTATTGCCACCAATGGCGTATGTCTCACTGTGGTGGCGTTACCCGGCGACGGCTATTGGGCCGACGTCAGCGTTGAGACGCTCGACAATACCACCCTCGCCAGCTGGGCTAGTGGCATGCCGGTAAATCTCGAAAAGGCCCTGACGCCTACAACGCGTTTAGGCGGGCACTTGGTGAGCGGTCATGTCGATGGTGTTGGCGAAGTGCTGAGCCGGCACGGCGATGGTCGCTCCGAGCGCTTTCGCATTCGCGCGCCCAAGCATTTGGCCAAGTACATATCCCATAAAGGCTCCATCACAGTCGATGGCACCAGCCTCACGGTTAACGCCGTCGATGGCGCCGAGTTTGAATTGAATATCGTGCCCCACACCCTTGAGAAGACGGTGATGGGCACCTATAAAGCAGGCACCCAAGTAAATTTGGAAGTAGATCTGCTAGCGCGTTACCTCGAGCGACTACTCTTAGGAGATAAAGCGGCCGAACCTGCAAAGAAGTCCGGCAGCCTCTCCATGGCATTTTTGACTGAAAACGGTTTTAACCGTGGTCAATGA
- the ribD gene encoding bifunctional diaminohydroxyphosphoribosylaminopyrimidine deaminase/5-amino-6-(5-phosphoribosylamino)uracil reductase RibD — MSSADHARFMARAIQLADYGRYTTQPNPRVGCVLVAAREAGPEIVAEGWHEQAGSGHAEVNALAALAQQGLSSAGLTAYVTLEPCNHQGRTGPCSQALIDAGIARLVYGMQDPNPKVAGSGLKRLAAAGVEVVGPVMEAQARALNPGFIKRMESGLPWVRVKLAMSLDGRTAMASGESQWITGTEARADVQRLRAASCAIITGIDTVLHDDAALTVRAKDLGLPADLAAKAAARQPLRVVLDRRNRMPQSSRLLSAGGAVLLVQNNPQTYAGSAVPVQSWALPMQQSDGLDLTLLLEELVRRECNEVLVEAGSRLAGSFMAAGLVDELIVYMAPTIMGSSARPLLQLPLDQMAEQRRLEIVDIRAVGSDWRITARPAAVAHVS, encoded by the coding sequence GTGAGCAGTGCCGATCACGCACGCTTTATGGCGCGCGCTATACAACTCGCTGACTATGGTCGCTACACCACCCAGCCCAACCCACGGGTTGGCTGCGTGCTGGTGGCTGCGCGCGAGGCTGGCCCAGAAATCGTGGCCGAGGGCTGGCACGAGCAGGCCGGCAGCGGCCACGCCGAAGTGAATGCCCTAGCGGCGCTGGCGCAGCAGGGTTTAAGCAGCGCAGGTTTAACCGCTTACGTCACCCTTGAACCTTGTAATCATCAAGGCCGCACTGGCCCCTGCAGCCAAGCGCTGATTGATGCCGGCATTGCGCGTCTGGTCTATGGTATGCAAGACCCTAATCCAAAGGTTGCCGGTAGCGGGCTGAAGCGCTTGGCGGCGGCCGGTGTTGAGGTTGTCGGCCCAGTCATGGAGGCTCAGGCTAGGGCGCTGAATCCTGGCTTTATCAAGCGCATGGAATCTGGCTTGCCTTGGGTGAGAGTAAAGCTCGCCATGAGCCTCGATGGCCGCACGGCTATGGCCAGCGGCGAATCGCAATGGATAACCGGCACCGAGGCGCGCGCCGATGTGCAGCGTTTGCGCGCCGCCAGCTGTGCCATCATTACTGGCATCGACACGGTCTTACACGACGATGCGGCACTGACCGTGCGCGCCAAAGATTTAGGCTTGCCGGCCGATTTGGCCGCCAAAGCGGCGGCGCGGCAGCCCTTGCGGGTGGTGCTCGATAGGCGCAATCGCATGCCGCAGTCGAGTCGCCTACTAAGCGCTGGCGGCGCGGTGTTGCTGGTGCAAAACAATCCGCAAACCTATGCCGGCAGTGCCGTGCCGGTGCAGAGCTGGGCCTTGCCCATGCAGCAGAGCGACGGTTTGGATTTGACGTTACTGCTGGAAGAATTGGTGCGGCGCGAGTGCAACGAGGTCTTGGTGGAGGCGGGCAGCCGCCTAGCGGGCAGTTTTATGGCGGCAGGCTTAGTGGATGAGCTTATCGTGTATATGGCGCCGACCATTATGGGCTCCTCAGCGCGCCCGCTGTTGCAATTGCCGCTCGATCAAATGGCCGAGCAGCGACGGTTAGAAATAGTCGATATTCGCGCCGTGGGGTCAGATTGGCGAATCACCGCCAGACCTGCCGCGGTCGCACACGTGAGTTAA
- the nrdR gene encoding transcriptional regulator NrdR: MHCPFCSADDTKVIDSRLVAEGDQVRRRRECLSCRERFTTYEVAELLMPRIIKQDGTREPFDEIKLRAGLLRALEKRPVSMEDIESALNQIKHALQATGEREVPSRLLGEKVMEKLRSLDEVAYVRFASVYRQFQDISEFRDEIERLERSPRAGE, encoded by the coding sequence ATGCATTGCCCTTTTTGCAGCGCCGATGACACCAAAGTCATCGACTCTCGTTTGGTCGCCGAAGGCGATCAGGTGCGCCGTCGTCGTGAATGCCTATCCTGTCGCGAGCGCTTCACCACCTATGAAGTGGCCGAACTGCTCATGCCGCGCATTATCAAACAAGATGGCACGCGCGAGCCTTTCGACGAAATAAAGTTGAGGGCGGGCTTGTTGCGCGCGCTGGAGAAGCGCCCGGTGTCGATGGAAGATATCGAATCCGCACTCAATCAAATCAAACACGCGCTGCAGGCCACGGGCGAGCGGGAAGTACCATCGCGTTTACTCGGTGAAAAAGTCATGGAAAAGCTGCGCAGCCTCGATGAAGTGGCCTATGTGCGCTTCGCCTCGGTGTATCGCCAGTTCCAAGACATTAGCGAATTTCGCGATGAAATCGAGCGCCTAGAGCGTAGCCCGCGCGCCGGAGAATAG